The stretch of DNA GCGCCTCGACCCACTCGGAGGTTTCCTGGGGGTCGACGTCGACTCCGGCCGCCTCTTCCTGGACTTCCTGCTCGTACGGTTCCTGAACGCTGCTCATGAATGCTCCGTCCCTGCTGCCCCCGGATGTGCGATCCGTGATATTTTACCGGGCCCGGCGGCCTTCCGCAACCGGAACCCGATCCTTCATGATTCCCAGCGGCGCCGAAGGTTTTCGGCCAGAAGATCGAGGAAAGGTTCGGTGGGGAGCCACCGGTCGGGCGGGGGTTCCAGCGTGCCGTACACGGACCGCGCCAGATCCTTGGTCATCGTTCCGGACTCGACCGTCTGGACGCAGACCTCTTCGAGGAGGCGCGCGAAGCGGGCCGGCTCGGGGGTTCCGTCGAGCTTGGCCCGGTGGGCGATGGCGCGGGTCCAGGCGAAAATGGAGGCGATGGGATTGGTGCTGGTGACCTTGCCGGCGACGTAGTCGCGGTAATGCTTGGTCACCGTGCCGTGGGCGGCTTCGGCTTCCATCGTGACGCCGTCCGGGCACAGGAGCACCGACGTCATCATCCCGAGCGAGCCGAAGCCCTGGGCGATCATGTCGGACTGGACGTCGCCGTCGTAATTCTTGCAGGCCCAGAGGAAGCCGCCTTCCCACTTGAGGACCTGGGCCACCATGTCGTCGATGAGCCGGTGTTCGTAGGCAAGGCCGCGCTCCTTGAACTTCGCGGCGAACTCGCGGTCGTAGATCTCCTGGAAGACGTCCTTGAAGCGGCCGTCGTAGGTCTTAAGGATGGTGTTCTTGGTGGACAGGTACACCGGCAGTCCCGCCAGGAGGGCGTATTGAAAGCAGGAGCGCGCGAAGTCGGCGATCGACTCGTCCGTATTGAACATGCCCAGACCGATGCCGGGGCCGGAGAACTCGTGAACGGCCCACTCTTCTCGCCGGCCGTCGCGGCCTTCCCAGACGAGCTTGAGCGTTCCGGGGCCGGGCAGGCGGACGT from Planctomycetota bacterium encodes:
- a CDS encoding NADP-dependent isocitrate dehydrogenase, with amino-acid sequence MKKIRVSGVLVDLLGDEMTRVLWQWIKERLLFPFLELNLKTYDLSIQNRDATDDRVTVEAAHAIREHKVGVKCATITPDEARVKEFKLKKMWKSPNGTIRNILGGTIFRAPIVCRNVPRLVPAWTRPIVVARHAHADQYKAQDVRLPGPGTLKLVWEGRDGRREEWAVHEFSGPGIGLGMFNTDESIADFARSCFQYALLAGLPVYLSTKNTILKTYDGRFKDVFQEIYDREFAAKFKERGLAYEHRLIDDMVAQVLKWEGGFLWACKNYDGDVQSDMIAQGFGSLGMMTSVLLCPDGVTMEAEAAHGTVTKHYRDYVAGKVTSTNPIASIFAWTRAIAHRAKLDGTPEPARFARLLEEVCVQTVESGTMTKDLARSVYGTLEPPPDRWLPTEPFLDLLAENLRRRWES